A genomic window from Tolypothrix sp. PCC 7910 includes:
- a CDS encoding HlyD family secretion protein, with product MGANTGNGHKKGNISVIDKRLITDVESLEAVTREPSVSAQAPVVTPEAPPVPETEVHPQPEAQTEKKAEKKRKKPLGLILAGVGVGAIAAGGFGYHYWQYASTHESTDNATVVGNIHQVASRIPGTVSQVLVNDNQLVQPGQLLATLDPRDYQSKVLQAQAALENARGQAQAAQANIALTSQTSSGKTAQAQGDVSSAVAAISTAQAAVKEAQAGIPAAQAEVQLAQAGIPAAQAQVAQANANLAKAQADYNRYNSLFKEGAIARQQLDTARAAYDVAVAQKNAAVQGVEQAQARLSSARVGVARAQSQLAQAQEGVTSAQAKLAASRGGLQQATATGQDTAVKQSQYEAAKAAIAQAEASLKDAQLQLSYTNITAPSAGRVGRKNVEVGNRVQVGTPLMAIVDNGYWVVANFKETQLNKMRPGETVEIKLDAFPNHPFRGRVDSISPASGAQFALLPPDNATGNFTKIVQRIPVKVTLDQNSIQGYESRITPGMSAEVDVEVK from the coding sequence ATGGGCGCTAATACTGGAAACGGACACAAAAAAGGCAATATCTCTGTTATAGATAAACGACTAATTACTGATGTAGAGAGTTTAGAGGCTGTTACAAGAGAGCCTTCCGTCAGTGCACAAGCACCAGTTGTAACTCCCGAAGCTCCTCCAGTACCGGAAACTGAGGTTCATCCTCAGCCAGAAGCACAGACAGAGAAAAAGGCTGAGAAGAAGCGGAAAAAACCACTGGGTTTGATTTTAGCTGGCGTGGGTGTTGGTGCGATCGCAGCTGGTGGTTTTGGTTATCACTATTGGCAATATGCTTCTACCCACGAATCAACAGATAACGCTACGGTAGTGGGAAACATTCACCAAGTTGCTAGCCGGATTCCCGGAACTGTTAGTCAGGTGCTAGTGAATGATAACCAACTGGTACAACCTGGACAATTATTAGCAACACTCGATCCACGAGATTACCAAAGTAAAGTACTGCAAGCGCAAGCAGCATTAGAAAATGCGCGTGGACAAGCACAAGCAGCGCAAGCAAACATCGCTTTAACTTCTCAAACTTCTAGCGGTAAAACTGCTCAAGCGCAAGGAGATGTAAGCAGTGCTGTTGCAGCCATCTCCACAGCGCAAGCCGCAGTTAAAGAAGCGCAAGCTGGAATACCCGCGGCTCAAGCGGAAGTGCAATTAGCCCAAGCCGGGATACCAGCAGCGCAAGCTCAAGTAGCGCAAGCTAATGCGAACTTGGCAAAAGCTCAAGCAGACTACAACCGTTACAACAGCTTGTTTAAAGAAGGTGCAATTGCTCGCCAGCAGTTAGATACAGCCAGAGCCGCTTATGATGTGGCTGTAGCCCAAAAGAATGCTGCGGTTCAGGGCGTAGAACAAGCACAAGCTAGGTTATCCTCTGCGAGAGTAGGTGTAGCGAGAGCGCAATCGCAACTTGCACAAGCACAAGAAGGTGTTACCAGCGCCCAAGCGAAACTTGCAGCATCAAGGGGTGGATTGCAACAAGCCACCGCCACCGGACAAGATACGGCTGTGAAACAAAGTCAATATGAAGCCGCAAAAGCTGCGATCGCCCAAGCGGAAGCATCGCTCAAAGATGCACAATTGCAGCTTTCTTACACCAACATTACCGCTCCTAGTGCCGGACGAGTAGGTAGAAAAAACGTGGAAGTTGGTAACCGAGTGCAAGTTGGTACACCATTAATGGCGATCGTCGATAACGGCTATTGGGTAGTAGCGAACTTTAAAGAAACCCAATTGAATAAAATGCGACCTGGAGAAACAGTTGAAATCAAGCTAGATGCTTTTCCCAACCACCCCTTTAGAGGTCGTGTGGATAGCATATCACCAGCCTCCGGCGCTCAATTTGCTCTATTACCACCAGATAACGCTACTGGTAACTTCACCAAAATTGTCCAACGGATTCCAGTCAAAGTAACTTTAGACCAAAACAGTATCCAAGGATATGAGTCACGAATTACACCTGGGATGTCTGCGGAAGTTGATGTAGAGGTGAAATAA
- a CDS encoding GAF domain-containing protein codes for MADLNAEFSSNISYIKDLSLYDASNYEYLLRQKLRQEKLLSRISLKIRETLKLEEVLQTAVEEVRQLLATDRVVLYQFANDWSGSVVVESVSPDYMSILDIDINDTCFSKDYAILYHDGRIRAINDIYLAGLASCHVKLLAQLQVRANLVIPVIRQDFLWGLLIAHHCQNSRKWEDWETELLKQLSVQLAIAIQQAHLYEQLEAQVQHYNIHANPQENAAIYALQKLRLLLQREDICWDNLPAIVEESLDKAYQGIITWDKK; via the coding sequence ATGGCAGACTTGAATGCTGAATTTTCTAGCAATATCTCTTATATAAAAGATTTAAGCTTATATGATGCTAGCAATTACGAATATTTACTGCGCCAGAAGCTGCGTCAAGAAAAGTTACTCAGCAGAATATCTCTGAAGATTCGTGAAACATTAAAATTAGAAGAAGTTCTGCAAACAGCTGTAGAAGAAGTTAGGCAATTACTAGCAACAGATAGAGTTGTTCTCTACCAATTTGCAAATGATTGGAGTGGTTCTGTTGTAGTTGAATCTGTTAGCCCTGATTATATGTCTATTCTAGACATCGATATTAATGATACTTGCTTCTCAAAAGACTATGCAATTCTTTACCATGATGGTCGAATTAGAGCGATTAACGACATTTATTTAGCAGGATTAGCTAGTTGTCACGTTAAATTACTAGCTCAATTACAAGTAAGAGCAAATTTAGTTATTCCGGTTATCCGCCAAGATTTTTTGTGGGGTCTTTTAATTGCTCATCATTGCCAAAACTCCAGAAAATGGGAAGATTGGGAGACTGAACTACTTAAGCAATTGAGCGTTCAATTAGCGATCGCTATTCAACAAGCACATCTTTATGAACAGCTAGAAGCTCAAGTCCAACATTATAATATTCATGCTAATCCACAAGAGAATGCAGCCATATATGCTTTACAAAAACTAAGACTTCTGTTGCAACGTGAAGATATTTGTTGGGACAATTTACCAGCAATAGTAGAAGAAAGCTTAGATAAAGCCTATCAAGGAATTATTACTTGGGATAAAAAGTAG
- a CDS encoding DHA2 family efflux MFS transporter permease subunit has translation MAQTGAIQQQPTLPPDHIPLRTWIGVLASMLGAFMAVLDIQITNASLQEIQASLGATLEEGSWISTAYLVAEIVVIPLTGWLSRVFSLRRYLLVNTVLFIFFSICCAWSWNLNSMIVFRALQGFSGGILIPSAMTVVLTTLPPSKQSVGLAAFAITAVFAPSIGPTLGGWLTENFSWQYNFYINIFPGVLMLAGVWYGIKQDKLQLDLLKQGDWWGILSMAIGLGSLQVVLEEGSRKDWFGSALIVRLTLLAVIFIALFLIIELTRKQPFINLRLVLRRNFGLASIVNVSLGVGLYGSIYVLPLYLAQIQKYNALQIGEVLIWAGIPQLFIIPFIPKLMQRIDVRLMVGVGVSLFAISAFMNAGMTYQTGLDQLRWSQLVRAMGQPLIMVPLSSIATAGLSPKEAGSASGLFNMMRNLGGSLGIAALATLLTNREQFHSNRLGDSVSLYNPETQQRIDQMTQYFISRGADLSSAQNQAIASISNIVRREAFVMAFNDCFYFIGIALLLSGLAIVFIKKVKATGGAVGH, from the coding sequence ATGGCTCAGACAGGTGCTATCCAACAACAGCCTACCTTACCGCCAGATCATATACCGCTAAGAACTTGGATTGGTGTATTAGCCAGTATGCTAGGTGCATTCATGGCGGTTTTAGATATTCAAATTACTAACGCATCATTACAAGAAATTCAAGCAAGTTTAGGCGCAACCTTAGAAGAAGGTTCCTGGATTTCTACTGCTTATTTAGTAGCAGAAATTGTAGTAATTCCCTTAACAGGATGGCTATCGCGGGTGTTTTCCCTGCGGCGTTATTTATTAGTAAACACTGTACTATTTATTTTCTTTTCTATCTGCTGTGCTTGGTCATGGAATCTCAATTCTATGATTGTCTTCCGTGCTTTACAAGGCTTCAGTGGTGGGATATTAATTCCTTCTGCAATGACCGTTGTATTGACGACTTTACCACCATCTAAGCAATCAGTAGGATTAGCAGCCTTTGCAATTACCGCAGTGTTTGCACCCTCCATTGGCCCTACATTAGGAGGTTGGTTAACAGAAAATTTTAGTTGGCAATATAACTTTTATATAAATATATTTCCTGGGGTGTTAATGCTTGCCGGAGTATGGTATGGCATTAAACAAGATAAACTGCAATTGGATTTGCTAAAGCAAGGTGACTGGTGGGGAATTCTTTCTATGGCTATTGGCTTAGGTTCCCTACAAGTTGTATTAGAAGAAGGTAGCCGTAAAGATTGGTTTGGTTCGGCTTTAATCGTCCGCTTAACTTTGTTAGCAGTAATTTTTATAGCGTTATTTTTGATAATAGAATTAACTCGTAAGCAACCATTTATTAATTTAAGATTGGTGCTGCGGCGGAATTTTGGTTTAGCCAGTATAGTCAATGTTTCTTTGGGTGTAGGGTTATATGGTTCAATTTATGTTTTGCCGTTATATCTTGCCCAAATTCAAAAATATAATGCATTACAAATTGGTGAAGTATTAATTTGGGCAGGTATTCCGCAATTGTTTATTATTCCCTTTATCCCTAAATTAATGCAACGCATTGATGTGAGGTTGATGGTGGGTGTAGGGGTTTCTTTGTTTGCTATAAGTGCGTTTATGAACGCTGGAATGACTTATCAAACAGGTTTAGATCAATTAAGATGGTCGCAACTTGTCCGTGCAATGGGACAACCATTAATTATGGTTCCACTGAGTAGTATCGCCACTGCGGGATTGAGTCCTAAAGAAGCAGGTTCGGCAAGTGGTTTATTTAATATGATGCGAAATCTGGGTGGTTCTTTAGGAATTGCAGCTTTAGCAACTTTATTAACGAATAGAGAGCAATTTCACTCTAATAGATTAGGTGATAGTGTATCACTATATAATCCCGAAACTCAACAGCGAATCGACCAAATGACGCAATATTTTATTAGTCGAGGAGCCGATTTAAGTAGTGCCCAGAATCAGGCGATCGCATCTATATCTAATATTGTGCGTCGTGAAGCTTTTGTGATGGCATTTAATGATTGTTTTTACTTTATTGGCATTGCGTTACTATTAAGCGGATTGGCGATTGTCTTCATTAAAAAAGTCAAGGCAACTGGTGGGGCTGTGGGGCACTAA
- a CDS encoding MFS transporter, whose translation MSKTKFILPALKSRNYRLFFAGQGISLIGTWMTQLATVWLVYSLTNSPLMLGVVGFTSQIPSFFLAPFGGVFVDRFSRYRTLIGTQIMAMIQSLALAVLALTGVIQVWHIIALSLFQGFINALDAPARQAFVPELVEKREDLANAIAINSTMINGARLIGPAVGGLIIARIGTAYCFLIDGLSYIAVIAALLAMTIKPWKVTVSHGNALQKVKEGFVYAFSFPPIRAILLLSTLVSLMGLQNTILVPIFAEEILKGGAEALGFLMAASGVGALSGGIYLATRRTILGIGKLIAIAPAILGVGLIAFAFSRYLPLSLFTMLFVGLGTILQIAASNTFLQTIVEEDKRGRLMSLYTMSFLGMIPVGNLLGGFLASRIGAPNTLILDGIVCIIGSIFFYKQLPALKKLVIPIYEEKGIVKPVVAAR comes from the coding sequence ATGAGTAAAACAAAGTTCATTCTACCTGCATTAAAATCCAGAAACTATCGCCTATTCTTTGCCGGACAAGGGATATCTTTAATTGGAACCTGGATGACACAACTAGCTACAGTTTGGCTAGTTTATAGCTTAACCAACTCCCCATTAATGTTAGGGGTTGTGGGCTTTACCAGTCAAATTCCGAGCTTTTTTCTCGCTCCATTTGGAGGTGTTTTTGTAGACCGATTTTCGCGCTATCGTACATTAATTGGTACGCAAATCATGGCGATGATTCAGTCGCTAGCATTGGCGGTACTGGCGCTCACTGGTGTAATTCAGGTATGGCACATCATTGCTTTAAGCTTATTTCAAGGATTTATTAACGCCTTGGATGCACCAGCTAGACAAGCTTTCGTACCAGAACTGGTGGAAAAAAGAGAAGATTTAGCCAATGCGATCGCTATTAATTCAACCATGATTAATGGAGCGCGATTAATTGGCCCAGCAGTTGGCGGTTTAATTATTGCGAGAATTGGTACTGCTTATTGTTTTCTCATTGATGGTTTAAGCTATATTGCTGTGATTGCTGCTTTATTAGCCATGACAATTAAACCTTGGAAAGTTACAGTCAGTCACGGAAATGCCTTACAAAAAGTTAAAGAAGGATTTGTCTATGCTTTTAGCTTTCCACCAATCAGAGCTATTTTATTACTATCAACTTTAGTTAGCTTAATGGGATTACAAAATACTATTCTTGTACCCATATTTGCTGAAGAAATTCTTAAAGGTGGCGCAGAAGCATTAGGCTTTTTAATGGCAGCTTCGGGAGTAGGAGCTTTATCAGGTGGTATTTATTTAGCGACGCGGCGCACAATATTAGGAATTGGTAAATTAATTGCCATCGCTCCGGCAATTTTAGGAGTAGGTTTAATAGCTTTTGCTTTCTCTCGCTATTTACCACTTTCTTTATTCACAATGTTATTTGTAGGCTTAGGAACAATTCTCCAGATTGCAGCCAGTAACACCTTTTTACAAACAATTGTGGAAGAAGACAAACGTGGTAGATTAATGAGCTTGTATACCATGTCATTTTTAGGAATGATACCTGTAGGTAATTTATTAGGAGGTTTCTTAGCAAGTAGAATTGGTGCTCCTAACACCTTAATTCTTGATGGTATAGTTTGTATTATCGGCTCTATATTTTTCTACAAACAATTACCAGCCTTGAAAAAACTTGTTATACCCATTTATGAAGAAAAAGGCATTGTGAAACCTGTAGTGGCTGCTAGGTAA
- a CDS encoding ATP-dependent helicase, whose product MSDVNNIDTVTQELSDKSPVSTLRAEAIARIRNSLRPGQQQMADWNSGPLAVSAVPGAGKSTGMAAAAAIAIARQYELAAQSRPASRRQLVVVTFTRSAAANIKAKIRKYLRDDLSLPQTGFVVYTLHGLALNIASRHPELSGLQLENVTLITPNQSHRFIRTAVEQWIANNPNLYLRLLEGSQFDGEETERLRRQSVLRTEVLPDLATTVIHEAKSSGLSPEDLRQWSKQTSDPYAILNIAAGLYEQYQKLMRSRDFIDYDDMILAALRVLENESARRIEQNQVFAVFEDEAQDSSPLQTKLLEILASNAEGDKGINPITNYQLPITNYPVPSPHYPLSPEGAPSSPVPSPQSPINLVRVGDPNQAINSTFTPADPIYFREFCAECDRMNRLATMDQAGRSTRIILEAANFALEWINSFYGVKMQQSSHDSVISLPFRPQRIRAVDTGDPQADANPAAVGRGLELYTPRDIHHTVELLSQRVIELFADDPSKISAAVLVRENRQGRWLAEALEPICKEHKITLYDVGERDRRSQIPQEILALLQFCDRPHSPDYLKAALEVLVERQLIPTQDLNALASLPEDFLYPGPLAAPQSETVQKASHLCRSLLRARLELPIYQLISFLALALNYDQGELATADKLAERVNQQISGNSSMGAMLSALSEIVSSERFEAVETEDLEARYTRNGQLTIITMHKAKGLDWDYVFIPFLHENLIPGRFWVPPQSQFLGDFTLSEVARAQVRAALHNESQIPDVSQAWEVAKHLKTAEEYRLLYVAMTRAKRLLWMSAAQKAPFTWSKPENLQEQSPCPVFPALKRQFPENVLSLATMVY is encoded by the coding sequence ATGTCAGACGTTAATAATATTGATACTGTGACCCAAGAATTATCTGATAAATCTCCTGTTTCTACTCTACGGGCAGAAGCGATCGCACGCATCCGGAATAGCCTACGCCCAGGACAACAGCAAATGGCTGATTGGAACTCTGGCCCTTTGGCTGTATCAGCTGTACCTGGTGCAGGTAAATCTACAGGGATGGCGGCGGCGGCGGCGATTGCAATTGCGCGTCAGTATGAACTTGCAGCCCAGTCGCGTCCTGCTTCTCGCCGTCAGTTGGTAGTTGTAACTTTTACCCGTTCTGCGGCTGCTAATATTAAAGCTAAAATCCGCAAATATTTACGCGATGATTTATCTTTGCCCCAGACAGGTTTTGTAGTTTACACCTTGCATGGTTTGGCGTTAAATATCGCCAGTCGCCATCCTGAATTATCGGGGTTGCAGTTAGAAAACGTCACATTAATTACACCAAATCAAAGCCACCGCTTCATCCGTACTGCTGTAGAACAGTGGATTGCGAATAATCCCAACCTTTATTTACGCTTACTCGAAGGTAGCCAATTTGACGGTGAGGAAACAGAAAGATTACGTCGTCAATCAGTGCTGCGAACTGAAGTTTTACCAGACTTAGCAACAACAGTTATTCACGAAGCCAAAAGTTCTGGTTTATCCCCCGAAGATTTACGCCAGTGGAGTAAACAAACCTCAGACCCCTACGCAATTTTAAATATAGCCGCAGGTTTGTACGAGCAATATCAGAAGTTAATGCGATCGCGTGACTTCATTGATTACGACGATATGATTTTAGCCGCCCTGCGTGTCCTTGAAAACGAAAGCGCCCGTCGTATTGAGCAAAACCAAGTTTTCGCCGTTTTTGAAGACGAAGCCCAGGATTCCAGCCCATTGCAAACGAAGTTGCTGGAAATTTTGGCGAGTAATGCGGAGGGGGACAAGGGAATTAATCCCATTACCAATTACCAATTACCAATTACCAATTACCCAGTCCCCAGTCCCCATTACCCCTTATCCCCAGAGGGGGCCCCGAGTTCCCCAGTCCCCAGTCCCCAATCCCCAATCAACCTAGTCCGCGTAGGCGACCCCAACCAAGCAATTAACTCAACTTTTACCCCAGCCGATCCAATTTATTTTCGAGAATTTTGTGCCGAGTGCGATCGCATGAACCGATTGGCGACAATGGATCAAGCTGGACGGAGTACAAGAATTATCCTTGAAGCGGCTAACTTTGCGCTGGAATGGATTAATAGTTTTTACGGAGTAAAGATGCAACAATCATCTCATGACTCCGTTATCTCCCTTCCTTTCCGTCCCCAAAGAATTCGGGCTGTGGATACTGGTGACCCGCAAGCAGATGCGAACCCAGCAGCAGTAGGAAGAGGCTTAGAACTGTATACACCGCGTGATATTCATCACACTGTCGAATTACTTTCCCAACGAGTCATTGAATTATTTGCTGATGACCCCAGCAAAATTAGTGCGGCGGTGTTAGTGCGGGAAAATCGCCAAGGAAGATGGCTAGCTGAAGCCCTAGAACCGATATGTAAAGAACATAAAATTACACTTTATGATGTCGGAGAACGCGATCGCCGTTCCCAAATTCCCCAAGAAATTTTAGCCTTACTCCAATTTTGCGATCGCCCCCATTCCCCAGATTACTTAAAAGCGGCTTTGGAAGTATTAGTGGAACGCCAGTTAATACCCACCCAAGACCTAAACGCACTAGCGAGTTTACCAGAAGATTTTTTATATCCTGGCCCCTTAGCCGCACCGCAATCAGAAACAGTACAAAAAGCTTCACACTTATGTCGAAGTTTACTCCGCGCCCGCTTAGAACTGCCAATATATCAGCTAATTTCCTTTTTAGCGTTGGCTTTGAATTACGACCAAGGCGAACTAGCAACTGCTGACAAACTCGCAGAACGGGTAAATCAGCAAATCTCTGGTAATAGTTCTATGGGCGCGATGCTATCAGCTTTAAGTGAAATTGTCAGTTCTGAACGCTTTGAAGCTGTAGAAACAGAAGATTTGGAAGCACGTTACACCCGTAACGGTCAACTGACAATTATTACCATGCATAAAGCCAAAGGGCTAGATTGGGACTATGTTTTTATTCCCTTTCTCCACGAAAACTTAATTCCTGGTCGCTTTTGGGTTCCACCTCAAAGCCAGTTTCTAGGTGATTTTACCTTATCAGAAGTCGCCCGTGCCCAAGTACGCGCTGCTTTACATAATGAGTCACAAATACCCGATGTTTCCCAAGCTTGGGAGGTAGCAAAACACCTCAAAACAGCTGAAGAGTATCGCTTACTTTATGTTGCCATGACCAGAGCCAAGCGTTTATTATGGATGTCTGCGGCACAGAAAGCCCCATTTACTTGGAGCAAACCAGAGAATTTGCAAGAACAATCGCCTTGTCCTGTTTTCCCAGCTTTAAAACGCCAATTTCCCGAAAATGTGCTTTCTTTAGCCACGATGGTTTATTGA
- a CDS encoding MarR family winged helix-turn-helix transcriptional regulator, which translates to MVSTSNEFEVLESWQQVLAPNSIGYRIKLLSQLLTRKFTERLEPFGLTPFHWLVLCCLWEEDGLPTSSIGDRLKQVGGTLTGVLDRMEERGLVRRERDAHDRRIWRIWLTDAGKELETILPPLAAELRDQAMSGISYQERELFSQLLNRAIANLS; encoded by the coding sequence ATGGTGTCTACATCTAATGAGTTTGAAGTTTTGGAGTCCTGGCAGCAAGTTCTGGCACCCAACAGTATTGGCTATAGAATTAAGTTGCTCTCACAACTGCTAACTCGCAAGTTTACAGAAAGGCTAGAGCCTTTCGGATTGACACCATTTCATTGGTTAGTTTTGTGCTGTTTGTGGGAAGAAGATGGTTTACCTACTTCCAGCATTGGCGACAGGCTCAAACAGGTAGGCGGGACTTTAACCGGCGTTTTAGATCGGATGGAAGAACGCGGTTTAGTCCGTCGCGAACGCGATGCACACGATCGCCGGATCTGGAGAATTTGGCTAACTGATGCTGGTAAAGAGCTAGAAACGATATTACCGCCACTAGCCGCAGAATTACGCGATCAAGCCATGTCTGGTATTTCCTACCAAGAGCGCGAATTATTTTCCCAGTTATTAAATCGGGCGATCGCGAATTTGTCTTGA
- a CDS encoding class I SAM-dependent methyltransferase, whose translation MILKPDQRLKLDDTNDKLFYNYPRFVTHVDEAFIKQLTDVYRDRLKSNTRILDMMSSWVSHLPEEMQFAHVEGHGLNAEELARNPRLNHYFVQDINANPQLPLQDAEFDAVLNCVSVQYIQYPEAVFTEIHRILKPGGVAILSFSNRMFFQKAIQAWRDASEEARVELVKNYFASVPGFSTPEVIVHKSTTPPVLQWLGVPGGDPFYAVVAYKG comes from the coding sequence ATGATTCTCAAACCAGATCAACGCCTAAAGCTAGATGACACAAATGACAAACTGTTTTATAACTATCCACGCTTTGTCACCCATGTTGATGAAGCGTTCATTAAACAGTTAACAGATGTATACCGCGATCGTCTTAAATCTAACACACGCATCTTGGATATGATGAGCAGTTGGGTATCTCATCTGCCCGAAGAAATGCAATTTGCCCATGTAGAGGGACACGGACTCAATGCAGAAGAATTAGCACGTAATCCCCGTTTAAATCATTACTTTGTGCAAGACATCAATGCCAATCCCCAGCTACCCTTACAGGATGCAGAATTTGATGCGGTGCTCAACTGTGTTTCTGTACAATACATCCAATATCCAGAAGCTGTCTTTACAGAAATCCACCGCATTCTTAAACCCGGTGGTGTAGCAATTCTCAGTTTTTCTAACCGAATGTTCTTTCAAAAAGCCATTCAAGCTTGGCGGGATGCTTCCGAAGAAGCGAGAGTAGAGTTAGTCAAAAACTATTTTGCCTCAGTCCCAGGATTTTCCACCCCAGAGGTAATTGTGCATAAATCAACCACCCCGCCTGTGCTTCAGTGGCTAGGAGTACCAGGGGGCGATCCGTTTTATGCTGTGGTAGCTTATAAGGGGTAG
- a CDS encoding glycosyltransferase family 39 protein yields MSYKIRLFPSIWRQIYLLTRLPYISLLIWLLPLLICNSGQSSLMAHDEGYYAGRARQMFDSGDWIAPWGTAHHKTPGPYWLIATAYNLFGVSEFSARFPSAIASILALFILYEIGKIIVGKKVAWLAATILSVEFLWLQSSRLAAPDIPMILLVLLAILSLLKAELNPKYSDFLLFIAGLCFGLGFLTRSFMILLPMVALLPYLIKEHHRHHHLANLRLYLGLAVGLIPVLAWLWLSWLRYGAESFGQLLGFVVELGSEDRNHNGILFYFWNIPLKSFPWFFFAILGLIVVLRRPIANYQLILVGFPLVLFTELSIFSTRLSHYALGLYPFMALLAAVGLDWLGKIYQCRQIDAMNRVSTSEKLLIQNNNFLEDGEGITTIQPRGVRLLADKRASTHNRLHPQRHGVFGHKEWGMGDGEEITNAQCPMPNAAGWLSLFTQKRMKFPAAFNKLLSWMRKAEKNLPRNLSYGIGILGILLIAVSIFALVSQDAYIRDRTNLGFILGLGWLIVPVVWIARHRFGQKFLTENYWFASWLIPCWLTLATAGSLGLLSDYNPTLKAFFQDPAIASILQTHPVSFVQVYDKNSVLLHFYTPIPGQEVDSISQLPTSSYAWIYKQQNPQLSTSYRILATLQEYQLIQVLP; encoded by the coding sequence ATGTCTTACAAAATCCGATTATTCCCGAGTATTTGGCGGCAAATCTATCTTTTGACTAGATTGCCTTATATAAGTTTGTTAATTTGGCTACTGCCTTTGTTAATATGTAATTCTGGGCAGAGTAGCTTAATGGCTCATGATGAAGGCTATTATGCAGGGCGAGCGCGCCAGATGTTTGACTCTGGTGATTGGATAGCTCCTTGGGGAACTGCTCATCATAAAACCCCTGGCCCTTATTGGTTAATTGCTACTGCTTATAATTTGTTTGGTGTAAGTGAATTTAGTGCCCGATTTCCGAGTGCGATCGCTAGTATTTTAGCTCTGTTTATTTTATATGAAATTGGCAAAATTATTGTCGGGAAAAAGGTAGCTTGGCTAGCAGCGACAATTTTGAGCGTGGAATTTCTCTGGCTGCAGTCTAGCCGTTTAGCTGCTCCTGATATCCCGATGATTTTATTGGTACTTTTAGCGATTTTATCTTTACTAAAGGCGGAATTAAATCCTAAATATAGCGATTTTTTGCTATTTATTGCTGGCTTGTGTTTTGGTTTGGGCTTTTTGACGCGCAGCTTTATGATTTTGTTGCCGATGGTGGCTTTATTACCTTATTTAATTAAGGAACATCACCGTCATCATCATCTTGCTAACCTAAGGTTGTATTTGGGGTTAGCAGTGGGTTTAATTCCGGTATTAGCTTGGCTATGGTTAAGCTGGTTGCGCTATGGTGCTGAGAGTTTTGGGCAGTTATTAGGGTTTGTGGTAGAACTTGGTTCTGAAGACCGCAACCATAATGGTATATTATTTTATTTCTGGAATATTCCTTTAAAATCTTTCCCCTGGTTCTTTTTCGCAATTTTAGGCTTGATTGTAGTGCTGCGTCGTCCGATTGCGAATTATCAGTTAATCTTAGTCGGATTTCCCCTGGTTTTATTTACTGAATTGAGTATTTTCTCTACTCGTCTGTCTCACTATGCGCTTGGCCTTTATCCGTTTATGGCGTTGCTGGCGGCTGTAGGTTTAGATTGGTTGGGCAAAATTTATCAATGTAGGCAAATAGACGCGATGAATCGCGTCTCTACAAGCGAAAAATTATTGATACAAAATAACAATTTCTTAGAGGATGGTGAGGGAATCACCACAATTCAGCCTAGAGGGGTGAGGCTGCTAGCAGATAAGCGCGCCTCTACCCACAATCGACTTCACCCCCAAAGGCATGGAGTTTTTGGGCATAAAGAATGGGGTATGGGAGATGGGGAAGAAATTACCAATGCCCAATGCCCAATGCCCAATGCGGCGGGGTGGTTGTCTCTCTTCACCCAGAAGAGGATGAAGTTTCCCGCCGCTTTCAATAAATTACTTTCATGGATGAGGAAGGCTGAGAAAAATCTGCCGCGTAATCTGAGTTATGGCATTGGCATATTGGGAATTTTACTAATAGCAGTCAGTATATTTGCGTTAGTTTCTCAAGATGCTTATATTCGCGATCGCACAAATCTTGGCTTCATTTTAGGTTTAGGTTGGCTGATTGTGCCTGTGGTGTGGATTGCGCGTCACCGCTTTGGGCAAAAGTTTTTGACTGAAAATTATTGGTTTGCTAGTTGGTTAATTCCCTGCTGGCTAACTTTGGCTACGGCTGGTAGTTTAGGGCTGTTAAGCGACTATAACCCAACTTTAAAAGCTTTTTTCCAAGACCCTGCGATCGCATCTATTCTGCAAACTCATCCAGTGTCTTTTGTGCAAGTTTACGATAAAAACTCTGTCTTACTCCATTTCTACACGCCGATTCCAGGGCAAGAAGTAGATTCAATTAGCCAATTACCGACTTCTAGCTATGCTTGGATTTACAAACAACAAAATCCTCAATTATCCACGTCTTATCGTATTCTTGCTACACTACAAGAGTATCAGCTGATTCAAGTCCTTCCTTAA